A stretch of Arachis hypogaea cultivar Tifrunner chromosome 15, arahy.Tifrunner.gnm2.J5K5, whole genome shotgun sequence DNA encodes these proteins:
- the LOC112751041 gene encoding phosphopantothenoylcysteine decarboxylase encodes MASLLPEESVGQNFTWPKPCPPPRKPRVLLAACGCLSAAKFGQICQCFLTWADINTVVTENARVFLDKSSFPHNVQMFSDVDQGRVWSESGPLLGSPLPSALSKWADVMVVAPISANTIAKILGRMCDNLLTTIIRVWDYEKRLYVVPSMDPLMGANPLTERQLHSLRVLGPYVITLAGDNAHKQMPDPEIISEFVKINIK; translated from the exons ATGGCTTCATTATTACCTGAGGAAAGTGTAGGGCAAAATTTTACATGGCCGAAGCCTTGTCCTCCTCCAAGGAAGCCTCGCGTTCTCCTCGCTGCTTGTGGATGCCTATCGGCTGCGAAATTCGGACAGATTTGCCAATGTTTCTTGACATGGGCAGATATAAATACTGTGGTCACAGAAAATGCACGGGTTTTTCTTGATAAATCATCATTTCCACATAATGTGCAAATGTTTTCCGATGTAGATCAAGGGAGGGTTTGGTCAGAATCAGGTCCTCTACTCGGTTCGCCTTTACCCTCTGCTCTTTCTAAATGGGCTGATGTCATGGTCGTTGCTCCAATTTCTGCAAATACCATTGCAAAG ATTCTTGGAAGGATGTGCGACAATTTGCTAACAACTATCATAAGAGTATGGGACTACGAAAAGAGGCTCTATGTCGTGCCATCGATGGACCCTTTGATGGGGGCAAATCCTTTAACAGAGAGACAGCTTCATTCCCTTCGTGTACTTGGTCCCTATGTAATCACACTAGCTGGAGACAACGCTCATAAGCAAATGCCTGATCCTGAAATCATTTCTGAATTTGTGAAAATAAATATCAAGTGA